The following proteins are co-located in the Thermus thermophilus HB8 genome:
- the amrB gene encoding AmmeMemoRadiSam system protein B, which produces MEGRLRLREPQITPIEGGFLVSDPYGVYEKPLALTEGGLFLLSLMEGRTLEEVQEEVFKRHGVLVPKKELEDLAKALEEAGLLLTEKVEARLKEEEEKLKRERPMRLAGLSYPEGEREARAFLEAFRASYPGEGEEARVLLMPHLEPSRVPEVYGAALAALEKTPPPERIYLVGVAHRPLKEKAAALPVPFQTPFGPALPDLPALQALDALLPFELFNTPLAFREEHSLELPLFFLKGRFPEARVLPLLVARRSPELGEALKVVLRDFPGLLVLAVDLSHVGPRFGDTPLTRTLAEEARRRDLGFLERLAEGEPEAALAFLGANPTRIDGVEVVASLLPLLRERKGKVLAHRLDLEAPTLSAVGAGTLVL; this is translated from the coding sequence GTGGAAGGGAGGCTCAGGCTTCGGGAACCCCAGATCACCCCCATTGAGGGGGGCTTCCTGGTCTCCGACCCCTACGGGGTCTACGAGAAGCCCCTGGCCCTCACCGAGGGCGGGCTTTTCCTCCTCTCCCTCATGGAGGGGAGGACCCTGGAGGAGGTGCAGGAGGAGGTGTTCAAGCGCCACGGGGTCCTGGTGCCGAAGAAGGAGCTGGAAGACCTGGCGAAGGCCCTGGAGGAGGCGGGCCTCCTCCTCACGGAGAAGGTGGAGGCGAGGCTCAAAGAGGAGGAGGAAAAGCTCAAGCGGGAGCGGCCCATGCGCCTCGCCGGGCTCTCCTATCCCGAGGGCGAGCGGGAGGCCCGGGCCTTCCTCGAGGCCTTCCGGGCGAGCTACCCGGGGGAAGGCGAGGAGGCCCGGGTCCTCCTCATGCCCCACCTGGAGCCCTCCCGCGTCCCCGAGGTCTACGGGGCGGCCCTCGCCGCCCTGGAGAAGACCCCGCCCCCTGAGCGCATCTACCTGGTGGGGGTCGCCCACAGGCCGCTGAAGGAGAAGGCCGCCGCCCTTCCCGTGCCCTTCCAGACCCCCTTCGGCCCCGCCCTGCCGGACCTTCCCGCCCTCCAGGCCTTAGACGCCCTCCTTCCCTTTGAGCTCTTCAACACGCCCCTCGCCTTCCGGGAGGAGCACAGCCTGGAGCTTCCCCTCTTCTTCCTGAAGGGGCGGTTCCCCGAGGCCCGCGTCCTCCCCCTCCTCGTGGCCAGGCGAAGCCCGGAGCTCGGGGAGGCCCTGAAGGTGGTCCTGCGGGACTTCCCGGGCCTTCTCGTCCTCGCCGTGGACCTCTCCCACGTGGGGCCCCGCTTCGGGGACACCCCCCTCACCCGCACCCTGGCGGAGGAGGCGAGGAGGCGGGACCTGGGCTTCCTGGAAAGGCTCGCGGAAGGGGAGCCGGAGGCCGCCCTCGCCTTCCTGGGGGCCAACCCCACCCGCATAGACGGGGTGGAGGTGGTGGCAAGCCTCCTCCCCCTCCTCCGGGAAAGGAAGGGGAAGGTCCTGGCCCACCGCCTGGACCTCGAGGCCCCCACCCTAAGCGCCGTGGGGGCGGGCACCCTGGTCCTCTAA
- a CDS encoding HDIG domain-containing metalloprotein → MDFPFYTPKDAFPVGGAVRDLLLGRRPTDLDYAALDPEGAAEEAKRRLGGSLFPLDPKRGHYRLVVGERTLDFTPLEGRLEEDLLRRDYRVNALLWKGGAVFGLKGVEEDLRRRLLVPVREENLYQDHLRSLRGVRLAATLGFGLPQRTREALGRHARFLQAHPEALPARERVKEELARLLLSPRAAFGLRLLERVGLLGVYLPELALLVGLHQGGVHHLPAWDHTLSAVFHLLWLWPEAPLEARLAALFHDVGKPLTRRFDPEVGRFRFLGHAEVGAEIARASLFWLRFPKEVVERAAGLVRRHMDRLPEERKALRRFFLRRQDLLPDLVYLMAADRLATRGVEREAWEVLGRYEEVLKDPLPQRPLLSGEEVMALLGLQEGPEVGRALKALLEAQAEGRVGTKEEARAFLLYWRGGREAQASGTPDHPH, encoded by the coding sequence ATGGACTTCCCCTTTTATACCCCCAAGGACGCCTTCCCCGTGGGCGGGGCGGTGCGGGACCTCCTCCTGGGAAGAAGGCCAACGGACCTGGACTACGCCGCCTTGGACCCCGAAGGGGCGGCCGAGGAGGCAAAGAGGCGCCTCGGGGGAAGCCTCTTCCCCCTGGACCCCAAGCGGGGCCACTACCGCCTGGTGGTGGGGGAAAGGACCCTGGACTTCACCCCCTTGGAGGGGAGGCTGGAGGAGGACCTCCTCCGGCGGGACTACCGGGTGAACGCCCTCCTCTGGAAGGGGGGCGCCGTCTTCGGCCTAAAGGGGGTGGAGGAGGACCTGAGGCGGCGCCTCCTCGTCCCCGTGCGGGAGGAAAACCTCTACCAGGACCACCTGCGAAGCCTCCGGGGGGTCCGCCTCGCCGCCACCTTGGGCTTCGGGCTTCCCCAGAGGACCCGGGAGGCCCTTGGCCGCCACGCCCGGTTCCTCCAGGCCCACCCCGAGGCCCTCCCCGCGCGGGAAAGGGTCAAGGAGGAGCTTGCCCGGCTCCTCCTCTCCCCGAGGGCGGCCTTCGGCCTGCGCCTTCTGGAGAGGGTGGGGCTCCTTGGGGTCTACCTCCCCGAGCTCGCCCTCCTCGTGGGCCTCCATCAGGGCGGGGTGCACCACCTTCCCGCCTGGGACCACACCCTGAGCGCGGTCTTCCACCTCCTCTGGCTCTGGCCCGAGGCCCCCCTCGAGGCCCGCCTCGCCGCCCTCTTCCACGACGTGGGCAAGCCCCTCACCCGCCGCTTTGACCCCGAGGTGGGCCGCTTCCGCTTCCTGGGGCACGCCGAGGTGGGGGCGGAGATCGCCCGGGCAAGCCTCTTTTGGCTCCGCTTCCCCAAGGAGGTGGTGGAGCGGGCGGCGGGCCTGGTGCGCCGCCACATGGACCGCCTCCCCGAGGAGAGGAAGGCCCTGCGCCGCTTCTTCCTGAGGCGCCAGGACCTCCTCCCGGACCTCGTCTACCTCATGGCGGCGGACCGCCTGGCCACGAGGGGCGTGGAGCGCGAGGCCTGGGAGGTGCTCGGGCGCTACGAAGAGGTCCTGAAAGACCCCCTGCCGCAAAGGCCCCTCCTCTCCGGGGAGGAGGTGATGGCCCTTCTGGGCCTCCAAGAAGGCCCCGAGGTGGGAAGGGCCCTAAAGGCCCTCCTCGAGGCCCAGGCCGAAGGCCGGGTGGGGACCAAGGAGGAGGCCCGGGCCTTTCTCCTATATTGGAGGGGTGGAAGGGAGGCTCAGGCTTCGGGAACCCCAGATCACCCCCATTGA
- the coaE gene encoding dephospho-CoA kinase (Dephospho-CoA kinase (CoaE) performs the final step in coenzyme A biosynthesis.), translated as MGHEAKHPIIIGITGNIGSGKSTVAALLRSWGYPVLDLDALAARARENKEEELKRLFPEAVVGGRLDRRALARLVFSDPERLKALEAVVHPEVRRLLMEELSRLEAPLVFLEIPLLFEKGWEGRLHGTLLVAAPLEERVRRVMARSGLSREEVLARERAQMPEEEKRKRATWVLENTGSLEDLERALKAVLAELTGGAKGGRG; from the coding sequence ATGGGCCACGAGGCGAAGCACCCCATTATTATCGGCATCACCGGGAACATCGGCAGCGGCAAGAGCACCGTGGCCGCCCTCCTCAGGTCCTGGGGCTACCCCGTCTTGGACCTGGACGCGCTCGCCGCCCGGGCCCGGGAGAACAAGGAGGAGGAGCTGAAGCGCCTCTTCCCCGAGGCGGTGGTGGGGGGGAGGCTGGACCGGAGGGCCCTCGCCCGGCTCGTCTTTTCCGACCCGGAGAGGCTCAAGGCCCTCGAGGCCGTGGTCCACCCGGAGGTCAGGCGGCTTCTTATGGAGGAGCTTTCCCGCCTAGAGGCCCCCCTCGTCTTTCTGGAGATCCCCCTCCTCTTTGAGAAGGGGTGGGAGGGGAGGCTCCACGGGACCCTCTTGGTGGCGGCCCCCCTGGAGGAGCGGGTGAGGCGGGTGATGGCGCGCTCGGGGCTTTCCCGGGAGGAGGTCCTGGCCCGGGAGCGGGCCCAGATGCCCGAGGAGGAGAAGCGCAAGCGGGCGACCTGGGTCTTGGAGAACACGGGGAGCCTCGAGGACCTGGAAAGGGCCTTGAAGGCGGTCCTGGCCGAGCTCACCGGGGGGGCCAAAGGAGGGCGAGGCTGA
- a CDS encoding glycerol-3-phosphate acyltransferase: protein MAAALLAGYLMGSLPFAFWFAALQGKAWSGREPLWRLGPVPAGLVLLLDFAKGVFAVALGEFLARDYTGGLAAGAAAAFAHALSPWLGLRRAGSLLAPLGVLFAVDPRLLLLAGLPAGVLLLGSRKAHPALLAFALALPLAALLLGGGQAHLLFALALSLALLWPPR from the coding sequence ATGGCCGCCGCCCTCCTTGCGGGCTACCTCATGGGAAGCCTTCCCTTCGCCTTCTGGTTCGCCGCCCTCCAGGGCAAGGCGTGGTCGGGGAGGGAGCCGCTTTGGCGCCTCGGCCCCGTCCCCGCGGGCCTCGTCCTCCTCCTGGACTTCGCCAAGGGGGTCTTCGCCGTGGCCCTGGGGGAGTTTCTGGCCCGGGACTACACCGGGGGCCTGGCGGCGGGGGCCGCCGCGGCCTTCGCCCACGCCTTAAGCCCCTGGCTCGGCCTCCGGCGGGCGGGAAGCCTCCTCGCCCCCCTGGGCGTCCTCTTCGCCGTGGACCCGAGGCTCCTCCTCCTGGCGGGCCTTCCCGCAGGCGTCCTCCTCCTCGGAAGCCGCAAAGCCCACCCCGCCCTCCTCGCCTTCGCCCTGGCCCTGCCCCTCGCCGCCCTCCTCCTCGGCGGGGGCCAAGCCCACCTGCTCTTCGCCCTCGCCCTCAGCCTCGCCCTCCTTTGGCCCCCCCGGTGA
- a CDS encoding RsmD family RNA methyltransferase has translation MVRILGGKARGVALKVPASARPSPVRLRKALFDYLRLRYPRRGRFLDLFAGSGAVGLEAASEGWEAVLVEKDPEAVRLLKENVRRTGLGARVVALPVEVFLPEAKAQGERFTVAFMAPPYAMDLAALFGELLASGLVEAGGLYVLQHPKDLYLPLGERRVYGENALTLVEV, from the coding sequence GTGGTGCGGATCCTGGGCGGCAAGGCCCGGGGCGTGGCCTTGAAGGTGCCCGCCTCGGCCCGTCCCTCCCCGGTGCGGCTGAGGAAGGCCCTCTTTGACTACCTCCGCCTCCGCTACCCGCGGCGGGGGCGCTTCCTGGACCTCTTCGCGGGGAGCGGGGCCGTGGGCCTCGAGGCCGCCAGCGAGGGTTGGGAGGCGGTGCTGGTGGAGAAGGACCCCGAGGCGGTCCGGCTCCTCAAGGAGAACGTGCGCCGCACGGGCCTCGGGGCCCGGGTGGTGGCCCTCCCGGTGGAGGTCTTCCTCCCCGAGGCCAAGGCCCAGGGGGAGCGGTTCACCGTGGCCTTCATGGCCCCGCCGTACGCCATGGACCTCGCCGCCCTCTTCGGCGAGCTTCTCGCAAGCGGCCTGGTGGAGGCGGGGGGGCTTTACGTCCTCCAGCACCCTAAGGACCTCTACCTCCCCTTAGGGGAGCGGCGGGTCTACGGGGAGAACGCCCTCACCCTGGTGGAGGTCTAG
- the coaD gene encoding pantetheine-phosphate adenylyltransferase, which translates to MHVVYPGSFDPLTNGHLDVIQRASRLFEKVTVAVLENPSKRGQYLFSAEERLAIIREATAHLANVEAATFSGLLVDFVRRVGAQAIVKGLRAVSDYEYELQMAHLNRQLYPGLETLFILAATRYSFVSSTMVKEIARYGGDVSKLVPPATLRALKAKLGQ; encoded by the coding sequence ATGCACGTGGTCTACCCTGGGAGCTTTGACCCCCTGACCAACGGCCACCTGGACGTGATCCAGCGGGCGAGCCGGCTCTTTGAGAAGGTGACCGTGGCCGTCCTGGAGAACCCGAGCAAGCGGGGCCAGTACCTCTTCAGCGCCGAGGAGCGCCTGGCCATCATCCGGGAGGCCACGGCCCACCTGGCCAACGTGGAGGCGGCCACCTTCTCCGGCCTCCTCGTGGACTTCGTGCGCCGGGTGGGGGCCCAGGCCATCGTGAAGGGGCTTAGGGCGGTGTCCGACTACGAGTACGAGCTCCAGATGGCCCACCTGAACCGCCAGCTCTACCCGGGCCTCGAGACCCTCTTCATCCTCGCCGCCACCCGCTACTCCTTCGTCTCCAGCACCATGGTCAAGGAGATCGCCCGCTACGGGGGGGATGTCTCCAAGCTCGTACCCCCGGCGACCCTGAGGGCCTTGAAGGCCAAGTTGGGCCAGTAG
- the purH gene encoding bifunctional phosphoribosylaminoimidazolecarboxamide formyltransferase/IMP cyclohydrolase, with translation MWALLSVADKRGIVDFARGLAELGFRLLATGGTYRALREAGLPVTYISDFTGFPEILEGRVKTLHPKVHAALLARPDQEEELKALGLERIGVLAVNLYPFRETVARGASFAEALEQIDIGGPAMLRAAAKNHQAVLPVCDPEDYPRVLEALKAGPSPDFRQKLARKAFAHTALYDAAIAEWLSGEKFPEEKLLALRREASLRYGENPHQEAALYRVVGERGPLLEAQVLQGKAMSFNNYLDAEAAWNLVSEFAEPACVAVKHQNPCGVALGETPLEAYRKAYEADPVSIFGGIVAFNRPLDGPTAEALAEVFLEVVLAPSFSPEARAVLARKKNLRLLQVPFPAQGPYLDLRRLRGGVLLQDADTEDPAEPKVVTERAPTPEEWPDLRFAWKVVKHVRSNAIVVAKGGMTLGIGVGQTNRLAAARHALEAAGERAKGAVLASDAFFPFDDVVRLAASYGIAAIIQPGGSVRDQDSIRAAEEAGIAMVFTGVRHFRH, from the coding sequence ATGTGGGCCCTTCTTTCCGTCGCGGACAAGCGGGGGATCGTGGACTTCGCCCGGGGGCTTGCGGAGCTTGGCTTCCGCCTCCTCGCCACGGGGGGGACCTACCGCGCCCTCCGCGAGGCGGGGCTTCCCGTGACCTACATCTCCGACTTCACCGGCTTTCCCGAGATCCTGGAGGGGAGGGTCAAGACCCTCCACCCCAAGGTGCACGCCGCCCTCCTCGCCCGCCCGGACCAGGAGGAGGAGCTTAAGGCCTTGGGGTTGGAGCGCATCGGGGTCTTGGCGGTGAACCTCTACCCCTTCCGGGAGACGGTGGCCCGGGGGGCCTCCTTTGCGGAGGCCCTGGAGCAGATTGACATCGGGGGCCCCGCCATGCTCCGGGCGGCGGCCAAGAACCACCAGGCGGTGCTTCCCGTGTGCGACCCCGAGGACTACCCCCGGGTCCTGGAGGCGCTCAAGGCGGGGCCCTCCCCGGACTTCCGCCAAAAGCTCGCCCGCAAGGCCTTCGCCCACACCGCCCTCTACGACGCCGCCATCGCCGAGTGGCTTTCCGGGGAGAAGTTCCCCGAGGAGAAGCTTTTGGCCCTCAGGCGGGAGGCCTCCTTGCGTTACGGGGAGAACCCCCACCAGGAGGCGGCCCTCTACCGGGTGGTGGGGGAGAGGGGGCCTCTGCTCGAGGCCCAGGTGCTTCAGGGGAAGGCCATGAGCTTCAACAACTACCTGGACGCCGAGGCCGCCTGGAACCTGGTGTCCGAGTTCGCCGAGCCCGCCTGCGTGGCCGTGAAGCACCAGAACCCCTGCGGCGTGGCCCTGGGGGAGACCCCCCTGGAGGCCTACCGGAAGGCCTACGAGGCCGACCCCGTCTCCATCTTCGGCGGCATCGTGGCCTTCAACCGCCCCCTGGACGGCCCCACGGCGGAGGCCCTGGCGGAGGTCTTCCTGGAGGTGGTCCTCGCCCCCTCCTTTAGCCCCGAGGCCCGGGCGGTCCTCGCCAGGAAGAAGAACCTCCGCCTCCTCCAGGTGCCCTTCCCTGCCCAAGGGCCCTACCTGGACCTGAGGCGCCTCCGGGGCGGGGTGCTCCTCCAGGACGCGGACACCGAGGACCCCGCGGAGCCCAAGGTGGTCACGGAGAGGGCCCCCACCCCGGAGGAGTGGCCCGACCTCCGCTTCGCCTGGAAGGTGGTGAAGCACGTGCGCTCCAATGCCATCGTGGTGGCCAAGGGGGGGATGACCCTGGGGATCGGGGTGGGGCAGACGAACCGCCTCGCCGCCGCCCGGCACGCCCTGGAGGCGGCCGGGGAAAGGGCCAAGGGCGCCGTCCTGGCCTCCGACGCCTTCTTCCCCTTTGACGACGTGGTCCGCCTCGCCGCCTCCTACGGCATCGCCGCCATCATCCAGCCCGGGGGGAGCGTGCGGGACCAGGACTCCATCAGGGCGGCGGAGGAGGCGGGGATCGCCATGGTCTTCACCGGCGTGCGCCACTTCCGCCACTGA
- the mnmE gene encoding tRNA uridine-5-carboxymethylaminomethyl(34) synthesis GTPase MnmE, translating into MNLKDPICAIATPPGKGAIGVVRLSGEGALEIAARVWRGKDPRRLKGGRFALGEVVDPKTGEAIDQAILLVFRAPRSYTGEDLVEFQTHGSPAVLRRVMEVLVAEGARPAGRGEFTFRAYLNGKMDLAQAEAVLALIEAEGELARRQALRALEGALSRRIEALENRLLNLLAHIQALLDYPEEGVEPLEAERTIREVLAEVEALLAQAKASRLAQKGARLALIGAPNAGKSSLLNALLGYERALVSPIPGTTRDYLEAPLELFGIPLVAVDTAGVRETEDPVERMGVERALGIAEEADLVLYVVDRSQPKPAPPPLPWARTLKVATKSDLPPAWEDPEFLPVSSLTGEGLDRLKEAVREALLGREGGEVLLTERQVEALLRARERLEEALSLPEDLMGLALEEAARALALLTGKEVAEEVVARVFQNFCVGK; encoded by the coding sequence GTGAACCTTAAAGACCCCATCTGCGCCATCGCCACCCCCCCCGGGAAGGGGGCCATCGGGGTGGTGCGGCTTTCCGGCGAGGGCGCCCTGGAGATCGCCGCAAGGGTGTGGCGGGGTAAGGACCCGAGGCGCCTTAAGGGCGGGCGCTTCGCCCTGGGCGAGGTGGTGGACCCTAAGACGGGGGAGGCCATTGACCAGGCGATCCTCCTCGTCTTCCGCGCCCCCCGTTCCTACACGGGGGAGGACCTGGTGGAGTTCCAGACCCACGGCTCTCCCGCGGTGCTCCGCCGGGTGATGGAGGTCCTGGTGGCGGAAGGGGCAAGGCCCGCGGGGCGCGGGGAGTTTACCTTTCGCGCTTACCTGAACGGCAAGATGGACCTGGCCCAGGCGGAGGCGGTCTTGGCCCTCATTGAGGCGGAAGGGGAGCTTGCCCGGAGGCAGGCCCTGAGGGCGCTGGAGGGGGCCCTTTCCCGCCGGATTGAGGCCTTGGAGAACCGGCTTCTAAACCTCCTCGCCCACATCCAGGCCCTCCTGGACTACCCCGAGGAGGGGGTGGAGCCCCTGGAGGCGGAAAGGACCATCCGGGAGGTCCTCGCCGAGGTGGAGGCCCTCCTCGCCCAGGCCAAGGCCTCCCGCCTGGCCCAGAAGGGGGCCAGGCTCGCCCTCATCGGGGCCCCCAACGCCGGGAAGAGCAGCCTCCTCAACGCCCTTTTGGGGTACGAGCGGGCCCTCGTCTCCCCCATCCCCGGAACCACCCGGGACTACCTCGAGGCCCCCCTGGAGCTTTTCGGCATCCCCCTCGTGGCCGTGGACACCGCCGGGGTGCGGGAGACGGAGGACCCCGTGGAGCGGATGGGGGTGGAGAGGGCCTTAGGAATCGCCGAGGAAGCCGACCTGGTCCTTTACGTGGTGGACCGCTCCCAGCCCAAGCCCGCCCCGCCCCCCCTGCCTTGGGCGAGGACGCTGAAGGTGGCCACCAAGAGCGACCTTCCCCCGGCCTGGGAGGACCCGGAGTTCCTCCCCGTCTCCAGCCTCACGGGAGAGGGTCTGGACCGGCTCAAGGAGGCGGTAAGGGAGGCCCTTTTGGGGAGGGAGGGGGGGGAGGTCCTCCTCACCGAGCGCCAGGTGGAAGCCCTCCTCCGGGCTAGGGAGCGCCTGGAGGAGGCCCTCTCCCTCCCCGAGGACCTCATGGGCCTCGCCCTGGAGGAGGCGGCCCGGGCCCTCGCCCTCCTCACGGGCAAGGAGGTGGCGGAGGAGGTGGTGGCCCGGGTCTTCCAGAACTTCTGCGTGGGGAAGTAA
- a CDS encoding type II toxin-antitoxin system HicA family toxin: protein MPPKTSEVARKLERLGFKPLPRRGKGGHRVYVHPDGRKVVLPLHSGEIPWGLFKTVLKQAGITEEEFRRA from the coding sequence ATGCCGCCTAAGACCTCCGAGGTGGCCCGGAAGCTTGAGCGGCTAGGTTTCAAGCCGCTCCCCCGTCGGGGCAAAGGGGGACACCGGGTCTACGTGCACCCGGACGGCCGAAAGGTGGTGCTGCCCCTGCACTCCGGCGAGATACCTTGGGGTCTTTTTAAGACCGTTCTGAAACAAGCGGGGATCACCGAAGAGGAGTTTCGCCGGGCGTGA
- a CDS encoding type II toxin-antitoxin system HicB family antitoxin: MRYTVVLRPDPETPGVWLAEVPALPWCATFGHSPEEALENAKDALEAALEALEALGEAPPPDVTVAQISLDAA, encoded by the coding sequence ATGCGCTACACCGTCGTCTTACGCCCCGACCCGGAGACCCCAGGGGTGTGGCTTGCTGAGGTGCCCGCCCTGCCCTGGTGCGCCACCTTCGGCCACTCCCCGGAAGAGGCCCTGGAAAACGCCAAGGACGCCTTGGAAGCCGCCTTAGAGGCCTTGGAAGCCTTGGGGGAGGCCCCGCCTCCCGATGTGACCGTGGCCCAGATTTCCCTGGATGCCGCCTAA
- the hemL gene encoding glutamate-1-semialdehyde 2,1-aminomutase: MERPISEAYFQEAKRHIPGGVSSPVRAFKAVGGTPPFLVRGEGAYVWDADGNRYLDYVMSWGPLILGHAHPKVLARVRETLERGLTFGAPSPLEVALAKKVKRAYPFVDLVRFVNSGTEATMSALRLARGYTGRPYIVKFRGNYHGHADGLLVEAGSGALTLGVPSSAGVPEEYAKLTLVLEYNDPEGLREVLKRRGEEIAAIIFEPVVGNAGVLVPTEDFLKALHEAKAYGVLLIADEVMTGFRLAFGGATELLGLKPDLVTLGKILGGGLPAAAYAGRREIMEKVAPLGPVYQAGTLSGNPLAMAAGLATLELLEENPGYYAYLEDLGARLEAGLKEVLKEKGLPHTVNRVGSMITVFFTEGPVVTFQDARRTDTELFKRFFHGLLDRGIYWPPSNFEAAFLSVAHREEDVEKTLEALRKAL, from the coding sequence ATGGAGCGGCCCATCTCCGAGGCCTACTTCCAGGAGGCGAAGCGGCACATCCCGGGCGGGGTGAGTAGCCCGGTCAGGGCCTTCAAGGCCGTGGGCGGCACCCCCCCCTTCCTGGTGCGGGGCGAAGGGGCCTACGTCTGGGACGCGGACGGGAACCGCTACCTGGACTACGTGATGAGCTGGGGGCCCTTGATCCTGGGCCACGCCCACCCCAAGGTCCTCGCCCGGGTGCGGGAGACCTTGGAAAGGGGCCTCACCTTCGGGGCGCCAAGCCCTCTGGAGGTGGCCCTGGCGAAGAAGGTCAAGCGGGCCTACCCCTTTGTGGACCTGGTGCGCTTCGTGAACTCGGGGACCGAGGCCACCATGTCGGCCCTCCGCCTCGCCCGGGGGTATACGGGAAGGCCCTACATCGTCAAGTTCCGGGGGAACTACCACGGCCACGCGGACGGCCTCCTGGTGGAGGCGGGCTCAGGGGCCCTCACCCTGGGCGTCCCCTCCTCCGCCGGGGTGCCCGAGGAATACGCCAAGCTCACCCTGGTCCTGGAGTACAACGACCCCGAGGGCCTGCGGGAGGTGCTGAAGCGGCGGGGAGAGGAGATCGCCGCCATCATCTTTGAGCCCGTGGTCGGCAACGCCGGGGTCCTGGTCCCCACGGAGGACTTCCTTAAGGCCCTCCACGAGGCCAAGGCCTACGGGGTCCTCCTCATCGCCGACGAGGTGATGACGGGCTTCCGCCTGGCCTTCGGCGGGGCCACGGAGCTTCTCGGCCTTAAGCCCGACCTCGTCACCCTGGGGAAGATCCTGGGCGGGGGGCTTCCCGCCGCGGCCTACGCGGGGAGGCGGGAGATCATGGAGAAGGTGGCCCCCCTGGGCCCCGTCTACCAGGCGGGGACGCTTTCCGGGAACCCCTTGGCCATGGCGGCGGGGCTCGCCACCCTGGAGCTCTTGGAGGAGAACCCCGGCTACTACGCTTACCTAGAGGACCTGGGGGCCAGGCTGGAGGCGGGCCTGAAGGAGGTTCTCAAGGAGAAGGGGCTTCCCCACACGGTGAACCGGGTGGGCTCCATGATCACCGTCTTCTTCACGGAAGGCCCCGTGGTCACCTTCCAGGACGCCAGGCGCACGGACACGGAGCTCTTCAAGCGCTTCTTCCACGGCCTCTTGGACCGGGGTATTTACTGGCCTCCCTCCAACTTTGAGGCGGCCTTCCTCTCCGTGGCCCACAGGGAGGAGGACGTGGAAAAGACCCTCGAGGCCCTGAGGAAGGCCTTGTAG
- a CDS encoding DMT family transporter, with the protein MSGWTYLFLAILSEILASSALKASQGFSRFLPSLVVVGGYGLAFYFLSLSLKTVPLSLAYAVWAGVGTAAIALIGAFFFGEAISPKGWLGIALVAVGVVLIRLAD; encoded by the coding sequence ATGAGCGGGTGGACCTACCTCTTCCTCGCCATCCTCTCCGAGATCCTGGCTTCCAGCGCCCTCAAGGCCTCCCAGGGCTTCAGCCGCTTCCTCCCGAGCCTCGTGGTGGTGGGGGGCTACGGCCTCGCCTTTTACTTCCTAAGCCTCTCTTTGAAGACCGTTCCCCTGAGCCTGGCCTACGCCGTCTGGGCCGGGGTGGGGACGGCGGCCATCGCCCTCATCGGGGCCTTTTTCTTCGGGGAGGCCATCTCCCCCAAGGGGTGGCTCGGCATCGCCCTGGTGGCGGTGGGGGTGGTTCTCATCCGCCTGGCGGACTAG